A window of Vulpes lagopus strain Blue_001 chromosome 16, ASM1834538v1, whole genome shotgun sequence genomic DNA:
taaatattgggtTTAAACTTCATTCCATTATGATTGGAGAAAATGATCTGTATCTTCCAGCCCTTTGAAAAGTTAAGACTTGCTTTTTATGCCTCAGTATATGGTCCTTTTTGTAAATGttctgtgaaatttttaaaagattgtgaaTTCTTTTGGTACAAAATTCTCTATATGTCCTTCAGATAAAACATGTTGATTGTGTTTAAATCTTCatatagtttatttatatttgctttccttGAAATATCAGTTACTAAGAGATAGGTGTTAAAATTCTCTCAGTATGATATTggattcatttgtttcttcttgtagttcaatattatttataattattttaattacctgctgatttgaattttttatcattGTGTAGtcatcttctttattttcagtAATGCTTTTGGCTTGAGTCTGTTTTGTCTAACATTAACATTTATCTATTCCAGCTTACTTTTGCTAGTATTCCATCCATATTTCCCTTATCTTTTTACTTCTAACTTCTCTGCATCTTTATGAGTCTTGAATAACTTatttaactggatttttaaaaagccttctgATGACACCAAAAGCAGGAGCagtaatattctttatttttattttccatatttttaaataaatttttaaaaaatggttaaacggagttgataaaaatttaaaacttttgctcttaAAAAGAGACCactaaaaacatgaaaagacaaatcacagagtgagggaaaatatttgtaaaacatacatctgataaagaacttacacctaggatctataaagaattcctacaactggATAAGAACACAACCTAATTAAAATAGCTGTCCAAAGTAGGCAGGAAttagtcatttggaaaatgcaaactgaaaccaCAAGATACCATTACATGCTCACTAAacaggctaaaataaaaaaagactgacaattcCATGGGTTGGCAAGGATAtaaagaaactggaaccctcaaaCATTACTGGTAGAAATGTAACGTGATAGAGCTactttggagaatttttaaataaagttaaacattACTTACTAAATGACGTAGCATTCCAACTCCTAGACCTACCtaagggaaatggaaagagatGTCCACCCCAAGACATGCACGTGAATGATTGTAGAAGCATAATTGGTAATAGatccaaactggaaacagtctACTGTCTatcaacattttgtattttttaactggagtatttagtccatttattctttttgtaattttagatgtattaggatttttttcctgttgtgttTTCTGTATAGTCTATCTTTTTtcgtatttctttttctcctcctttcttgcttttctttggattattttttttcctaattccatATTTCTCATTTCCCATTAACCTGGAAGTGATATGTTCTACTGCTGTCTTATAATAGTTACCCTGAAAATGTCAACATGCATACTTAGAAATCAAAGTCTAGAATTAATAGCTTTGCCCTTTTCTCAAATGACACAAGGAATTTCGAACACACTCACTATAATAACTCCCTGCTTATATCTATTGCTAAAGTTGTAATTTTTAACcccataaaacatttttattattttacaaaatcaatAGTTATTGAATTACgtatgttttttttctgtcatcCTGAATTCTATCTCATACTCTTCATTCATGATCATTTTTCCCAAgaaatttttgtaataaaatgcaGTATATTGTAGTGGTTAACAGTATGGCTTCCAGAGCCAAactgcttttactttttatactgctttttatttctcctttatcaatagagaaactgaggcagagggctATCCAGTAACATGcctaggaaactgaggcagagggctATCCAGTAACATGCCTAGTCACATTTGTCAAGTTGCAGGATTTGGACCCACTAAACTCCCTATATTTAAATCCAGTAGCACCCTCTCCCCTGTAGAGGGCTTATAAAAAAACCCATGGCCTAAGAAATCTTTTGGTGGTACAACAGGCCAGAGGCCTTCTCCACTGTCAGGAAATTTACATGTAGGTTCAAATTCCTCCTACACCTTGAGGTTTATGAAATTTATAAAGGGCTAATCTGTAAAGATTAACTTTACAAGCAAATTACAGGTGGCTTGAATTTCAGCCTTCTAAATGCTTATAAAATCAATTTCTCTGTTTcttgcatatttattattttgcttcagATAATTGGAACTGTCTTGCAAAAGGACAAGACTCCTTCCATAAAAAtccatttctgtttctgaaatCCCTCTTCACCTGGCTTCCCTTATTCCTGGGCAGACCAACAGTAAATCCTTGCTTTATAAAGTAAATCACTAAAATCTCCCCTAATATAAAGTCACTTAGATGTTGATAAACCTCAGGAGAAACCGTACGATGGAATTGTTAAAATGCTAGATAGATTTTGAAGCCATCACTGGTGGTGGGGGTCCTTTCAGAAGTGTGGTTAGCACAGAACAATCTCCTAGGTCTTCTAGATTCTCTACAATCTCTATAAGTCTTTCTACTCTGTCACAGGACAGCATGCTGGAGGCGTTGGCTCTGAACTTCTCCCGCAGGTCCTCCTGGCTCAGTGGCTTCCTCCAGTGGCCGTAGAAGGTATCAGAGCACTCTGTGAAAGTGGCACCATCACTGAGAGTGACACTGACCTCACAGTAGAGTGTGTTGAAGCTTGGCAGGTTGTCCCCAGGGTGCTCCAGCTTCACCTTACTTAGCAGTTCTCTCACCTGTGGCCTGCTGATCTGGCTCTTGTGGAATGATGGGACAGTGACATGACCATCAAGCAGTGTGGCACAGGCCACATATTGGAAGGAGTGACGAGCTTCATGCTCTGAGTCTGGGAAGGGTCTGTTTACATACTGCACATCTGGGATTCTGAGCACAATTTTCTCAATGTGGTCAGTGGGAAGTGGGGCTCTGTCTGTGACAAGGTGCTTTCTGACAGATGCAGCAGCGTCTGCCACCCAGTGGGTGGCCAGATGTGCAGGGAACCTCTTGAAGGCCACATCCTGCTGGCCCAGCAGCCAAGTGTGGGACTCCAGGTTTGGAAGAACTTTGGGGGAATAGTTGGCATAGAAGGCCCCAAAGCCTGTCTGCATGTCCAAGACTTGCTTGTTTCCTTGAAGACCCAGCATCGCCAGAAAAGCAGCTTCCATCCCATGCTTGGCAGCATTTCCCATATGAAGAGGCTTGGTCTGAGTGGCAGCATTTGCCATGGGTGCCCCGGCATGAGAAACAGCGATAGCCAGGGCCTCTTGGCACTCTGGCATACTGAGCCCTAAAAACTTGGATGCAGCAGCCGCACTGCCCAAAGTTCCTACCACGGAGGGGGGGTGgaatctgaaaagcaaaaaaaaaaaaaaaaaaaacagagttggaGAGTTACAGACCTGTCACCGGGAGGCAGTTGTAGTAGAGAGACGGGAGTGTAGATACCACAGGCCTGCTTCCTGGGTTCAGATctcaactctgccacttactagctgtgtgatcttaggaaAGTCATTCAACTTCTTTGTACCCATTTCATCTCCCATAAAATGGTGATAATCATAATATGCATCTTAGAAGGTTTTGTGACTTTTGCATGAATTTACATGCTTACAGTAGTGCTTGACACAGTgagtttttaataattattagcaGAAAGGCAAAAGTTGCTGCTTGCTGAAATCCCATGTGAGTAGCTTTAAAAGTGGAGGGCCTTGTAGAAACTGTGAAAATTCACTCAGTATTCCAATATACTCTCCTAGCAGGCTGGatggaatggaaaaataaatacagggtTGAACTACATGACATAGCCAACATGTGACCATTTTTGATCAAGGAGTAAACAGTCAGGTTCAAGATCTGAAAGTTCTCAGTCTGAAGGACCTTAGGAAATACCAAAGTAGATTCTGCCTTGAGATGGGATTAGGAATATTCAGAGTACCCATGAATACCAAAATGATGTGAATCACCCTAGGCTGAGAGACTGCCATTTGTTTTATGGTCATGGTTGCTTGATTCTCTTAACCTGAAGATTTTTCATTAGTACTTCTGAAGTCACACCTTTGTGTATGAGTATATGGTTTGATATGAGACTGGAAAATTGATTTAGCTGTCAGCACGAATATTAACATTTTCAACTGAGCTAACTTCTATGTCAGAAGGCTCTACAGAGTTAATAATTTCTAACAGGGGAAGGGGGAATGTGTCTGCCTCTGGATGGGGCAGATTCTCTCCATACCTCTTTGGTATGTCACTGGCTTCCTTGGAGAAATGCATTAATCGGCCTTGTATTTCAATCCCAACATTGAAAGCCAGCAGCAGATCAAGGCCAGAAAACTTTTGACTTGAAGGAAGAGCTTCGGATAGGGCCGTGAGGACAGGAAGGACAGCTCCAGAAGGGTGGGTGGCAGGATGCCATGTGTCATCAAAATCCATTGAGTGAATCTATgtaaacagacacacaaacaacaaaccaaaaccaaaaaaagtatTTACCTGAATGCAATGACCAAGAAGATTTTAGTTTAGTAATTACTTTTTTGATATGAGATTTTAAGAtcttattatcttaaaataaaacctatacaCTGGCTGTAATTCTTAATCACATGGCTGGGCACTGGACATGCTGTCCTCTGTCCAGAGCAGACAGGACTTTGAGGAGCAGCTAGAGAACCCCAGTGAACTTGGATCTTACCCAGGTGGCCAGAActctctgccactgcccctggAAAGAGCTACAtcctccttaaaaataaagctgtgaaATTTAGGTGCctgttcctctctccttcccccacccttcaAACAAGTTGCACTAAAAGTTTAATGTCATTTATTCCATATCAGGCAATATATTTTTGTacctttttattatgaaataatatcaAACTTACAGGGACCTTGCAGGAACTCATAAACCCAGATTAACTAttaagctatattttaaaaatcaatattatctACCATAATGTCTTATTCTTCTTCATCTTAGCCATTTGCTTATCCGTTATATAATGAGAAGTCcacttaaaattagaattttgtatCTATTGGATGTGGCTAGTCTGGACACTGGACATTTACTCCTGGATTCCTTATTGGGTTTGACTTTCAATGTTCTGAGCTACTGTCCCACAAGCCATAAAAATATCT
This region includes:
- the ACOD1 gene encoding cis-aconitate decarboxylase, yielding MRPHPPQWQKSAYLEDYQEMDSKATNRFKNTSIQLVEHFCLPSFESVTESFARVIHGLTVGHLTDHVIQRSKRMILDTLGVGFLGTSTEVFHKASEYSKIYNSNASSSVWGQSDLRLPPPYAAFMNGVAIHSMDFDDTWHPATHPSGAVLPVLTALSEALPSSQKFSGLDLLLAFNVGIEIQGRLMHFSKEASDIPKRFHPPSVVGTLGSAAAASKFLGLSMPECQEALAIAVSHAGAPMANAATQTKPLHMGNAAKHGMEAAFLAMLGLQGNKQVLDMQTGFGAFYANYSPKVLPNLESHTWLLGQQDVAFKRFPAHLATHWVADAAASVRKHLVTDRAPLPTDHIEKIVLRIPDVQYVNRPFPDSEHEARHSFQYVACATLLDGHVTVPSFHKSQISRPQVRELLSKVKLEHPGDNLPSFNTLYCEVSVTLSDGATFTECSDTFYGHWRKPLSQEDLREKFRANASSMLSCDRVERLIEIVENLEDLGDCSVLTTLLKGPPPPVMASKSI